A DNA window from Hordeum vulgare subsp. vulgare chromosome 1H, MorexV3_pseudomolecules_assembly, whole genome shotgun sequence contains the following coding sequences:
- the LOC123447172 gene encoding acetylserotonin O-methyltransferase 1-like, which yields MSPTQSKNSSQDLLQAQVDLWHHALGFVKSMALKCAMELQIPNIIHHNGGAMTPSELATKIGLHASKLPCLRRLMRVLTVSCIFDVQESTTTNKEAVYVLTPTTCLLISDEIKSNLSPILSLMLDSTILAPFFGMNSWFLGDHSTSLFKKAHGLTFWEMADQNDSYNQSINNAMVSDSNFLMDIIMRECGDVFVGINSLIDVAGGHGGAARAIAKAFPQMKCTVLDLPHVVAEAPTNDHVSFISGDMFKYIPPADALFLKWVFHDWGDEDCVKILKKCKEAIPPRDAGGKVIIVDMVVGSGPDEIVTRETQVFFDLFIMFLEGVEREEFEWKNIFMQAGFSEYKIISVLGVRSVIELYP from the exons atgtcaCCCACTCAAAGCAAGAATAGCTCTCAGGATTTGCTCCAGGCTCAAGTTGACCTTTGGCACCATGCATTGGGATTTGTCAAGTCCATGGCACTCAAATGTGCAATGGAACTGCAAATCCCCAACATCATCCATCACAATGGTGGGGCTATGACTCCTTCTGAGTTGGCCACAAAAATCGGGCTCCATGCATCTAAGCTTCCCTGCTTACGACGACTCATGCGTGTGCTCAccgtatcatgcatctttgatgtCCAAGAATCCACCACGACAAACAAGGAGGCGGTTTATGTGCTTACCCCAACCACTTGCCTCCTCATTAGCGATGAAATTAAATCAAACTTATCTCCCATTCTGTCTTTGATGCTTGATTCAACTATCCTTGCCCCGTTTTTTGGCATGAACTCATGGTTCTTAGGTGATCACTCTACATCCTTGTTCAAAAAGGCTCACGGCCTTACCTTCTGGGAGATGGCTGACCAAAATGATTCTTACAATCAGTCAATCAACAATGCGATGGTTTCTGATAGTAACTTTCTCATGGATATCATCATGAGGGAATGTGGTGATGTATTTGTTGGTATAAACTCGCTTATTGATGTCGCTGGGGGCCATGGTGGAGCTGCCAGGGCAATTGCGAAGGCATTCCCGCAAATGAAATGCACAGTGTTGGATCTCCCTCATGTTGTTGCAGAAGCTCCCACTAACGACCATGTGTCGTTTATTTCTGGCGATATGTTCAAGTACATTCCACCTGCGGATGCTCTTTTCCTGAAG TGGGTTttccatgattggggtgatgaagaCTGTGTCAAGATACTAAAAAAATGCAAGGAGGCTATCCCTCCCAGAGATGCTGGTGGGAAAGTGATAATCGTAGACATGGTGGTTGGATCTGGGCCAGATGAGATTGTTACAAGAGAAACGCAGGTTTTCTTTGATCTGTTTATCATGTTTCTCGAGGGGGTTGAGCGAGAGGAGTTCGAGTGGAAAAATATATTCATGCAAGCCGGGTTTAGCGAGTACAAAATTATATCCGTGCTGGGGGTTAGATCTGTTATTGAGCTCTACCCTTGA